Below is a genomic region from Coleofasciculus sp. FACHB-1120.
CTGCCGTGTCTGACTTGGAGGTGGATAATCAAGAAGTCAACGGGCATCTGTGGCACTTCCGCTATCCCCTCACGGATGGCAGCGGCTATGTGGAAGTAGCAACGACTCGACCGGAGACGATGCTAGGCGATACCGCTGTGGCGGTGAATCCCAAGGATGATCGCTACAAGCATTTGATTGGGAAGACGCTGACGCTGCCAATTATGGGGCGAGAAATTCCAATTATTGGCGATGAATTGGTCGATCCGACTTTCGGGACGGGTTGCGTGAAGGTGACACCCGCCCATGACCCCAATGACTTTGAAATGGGTCAGCGTCACTCTTTGCCGTTTATCAACATCATGAATAAGGACGGCTCTTTAAACGAAAATGCCGGAGAATTTCAGGGACAAGACCGCTTTGTTGCCCGGAAAAATGTGGTGCAGCGACTGGAAGCAGACGGCGTTCTGGTGAAGGTGGAGGAGTATAAGCATACGGTTCCTTATAGCGATCGCGGCAAAGTCCCCGTTGAACCCCTCCTCTCTACTCAGTGGTTTGTCAAAATTCGCCCTCTCGCTGACCGGGCGCTAGGGTTTCTAGACGATCGGAATTCACCGGAGTTTGTCCCAGAACGATGGACGAAGGTTTATCGCGACTGGTTAGTAAAGTTAAAAGATTGGTGCATTTCTCGCCAACTGTGGTGGGGACATCAAATCCCGGCTTGGTATGCGGTGAGTGAAACAGGCGACGCAATTACTGACGAAACGCCGTTTGTTGTCGCACGTACCGAGGCAGAGGCACGAGAAAAAGCGGTCTCACGATTTGGGGAAAATGTCAAGCTGGAACAAGATCCAGATGTTCTCGATACCTGGTTCTCTTCTGGTCTGTGGCCTTTTTCTACTTTGGGTTGGCCCGAACAGACGTCGGATCTCACAACCTACTACCCCACCACAACCCTCGTGACAGGCTTTGACATCATCTTCTTCTGGGTTGCCAGAATGACGATGATGGCGGGACATTTTACGGGACAAATGCCTTTCCAGGATGTTTACATCCACGGCTTAGTGCTAGATGAGAACGGCAAGAAAATGTCTAAATCTGCCAACAATGGCATCGATCCGCTGTTGCTGATTGACAAATACGGCACCGATGCCCTGCGCTACACCTTAATTAAAGAAGTGGCTGGGGCGGGTCAAGATATCCGGATGGAGTACAACCGCAAGACTGATGAATCGGCTTCGGTTGAAGCTAGCCGCAATTTCACGAACAAATTGTGGAATGCTGCCCGGTTTGTGATGATGAATCTGGATGGCAAGACGCCGCAACAATTGGGGAACCCCACCCCAATCCTTCCCGTTGATGGGGAGGGCGAAACAAAAACTAACGGCGGGGATCTCGAACTCTGCGATCGCTGGATTCTCTCCCGCTACCATCAAGTAGTGCAGCAAACCGGCGACTACATCAACAACTATGGTCTTGGTGAAGCTGCTAAGGGACTGTATGAATTCTTTTGGGGCGATTTCTGCGACTGGTACATTGAACTGGTCAAACCTCGCCTGCGCCCAGACGCCCCCGCTTCCTTGCGGTTGGTTGCTCAGCAAACTCTCGCTTATGTGCTGGAAGGAATTCTAAAATTACTCCATCCTTTCATGCCGCACATTACCGAGGAAATTTGGCATACGCTGACTCAAGCGAATGAAGGCAAAAGCTTAGCGTTGGAATCTTATCCCAAATCCGATCCAGCACTCATTAACCCGGATTTAGAGCAACAATTTGAGCTGCTGATTGGCACAATTCGGACGATTCGCAACTTACGGGCAGAAGCAGATATTAAGCCTGGGGTGAAGGTGTCAGCAATCTTGCAAACTGAAAGCGATCGCGAACGGCATATCCTCTTGGCTGGGCAGTCTTATATTCAAGACTTGGCGAAGGTGGAAGAATTAACCATCCCCGGAACAGCCGAAACCCATCCGCTAACTTCATCTGCTGAAACACCCAATCAGGTGGCGTCTGCCAAGGAAAAAGGCAACTTTCAAATCAGCCCAATTTTCTTGCCATTTTTACTGTTGCTGCCCTTGCTCTTTTTGGTGGGCATTGGTGTAATTGCGGTGGCAACAGTGGTCAAACAAATTCTCGGAAGCCGTGTCTCAGAAGCCAAACAAGTTGGTGCTACCAATCCTCCATCCACTGTCCCTCCCTCAGAATCGGCGAGTAATGTACAAGCAGAGACGCCACAAGCGATCGCAGGTGTTGTGGGTACGGTGCAAGTTTCGATTCCCCTCGCCGGTGTTGTCGATGTGGATGCTCTGCGTGGCAAGCTAGAGAAAAATTTGAACAAAGTTGAAGCAGAAGCAAAAGCCCTTTCGGGGCGTTTGAGCAATGCCAAATTTGTGGATAAAGCCCCCGCTGATGTCGTTAAGGGAGCGCGGGACACCCTTGCCGAAGCCGAGAAACAAGCAGAAATTCTGCGCGAACGACTGGCGCGGCTGTAGAAGAGACTGTAGAAGCGATCGCGTAGGGGCAAAGATATCTCGCCCCTATCAATCCTACTCTGGGTTACACTCTCCTTCTTACGAGGGAAGAAGAAAAGGGTTGTTTAAAGTAGAATACGCCCGTAAAGTTAGGGTGCCCAGTTTTATTAATTTAAAGACAAAATACCAATGCGATATTTTGCCGAAGTGCAAAAAAATGAATCATCGGGCAGTCTGGAATTGCGAATCCTAGCTGAGCAAACCTCTGACAATATCTGGGCAGTGGTGGAGAAGGAATCTGTCGTTCCTGCCGCTGAGATTCCATCCTTAAGTGAAGGTTTGTTGGTTCTGGCAGACCTTGGTGAGAATCAGCAGATTCTAAGTATCCACGAAGCCAAAAACTGGGTTCTGGATTTAGTGCAGCAGTACCTGACCAGTAGCATTACTCCCGCTTTTTTGCAGCAGGAAGCAGAACGCGCTGAACACTGGCGGCAAGACCTTACATTACAAAGCCAGGAATTGGCTCGCAAAAATTTGGAAATGGAAGCGCGTCGCGAACAAATCCAAACTTTAGAACAAGAACTCGAACAGAAAAAAAAGCAACTAGAAACCTTAGAAGCAGACCTAAAAAAGAGAGGCAGCAACTAGAGGGAACGCCGCATCAGGGGACATTTACAATCAACACAACACTTCCGGGATAAAGAACCCGAACCCCCAACCCCACCCCTGACAGGGCATGGGTAGGGCAGAATTGAAAAACCAAAAACTAACTTAAAACATTATCGTTAGCAACCCTTGACGATGGCTTGGGGAGAAGGACGCCCGTGGTGGTTCGTTGCGGCTCCCCTAACAGCACTACAGAGCAAGCGAGATGCTGAACCAGTTGGGTCGTGACATCGCTAACTTCCAGACCGCCCGCAGTGCGGTATCGTAGCGATCGCAAGACAATTAAATCAAAAGAGCGAGCTGCATTAAGAATCGCTTGCGCCACATTCTCATGCTTAATCACTTCAATCTCAAAGTTCGTGTTCGGTGCCCACTTCGAGGCGACAAGAGACAGTTGCGATCGCGTCCACGCTACCTTAGCATCCGAAGTTCTAGTATTGCAGACGTGTAACAACGTTACCTGAGCTTGATTGGAATCGGCTAGAATTTTCGCAAACCGTAACGGTTGTGTCCCTTGCCCCGTCAAGTTTTCCACCGGCACCAAAATGCGGTGAAAATTCAGAGGCGAATCCAAAAGGCGTGTCACCACAACTGGACAATGGGACGCCCACAGCACGCTATCAATCACATTGCCAAACAAACGCGCCCTGAAGCCCGTCCGTTTGCCCCAGCCCATCACAATTAAACTCGCTTTTTGTTCGCGGCTGGCGCGGCTAATTCCGCGAGCAATGTCGTCATCAAGCCGCAGTAACGGCTCAGTTCTCACACCCAGTTCGCCAGCGAGTTCCGTGGCTCGATCCAGAAGCATCTCACTCCGTTGGAACGCGGCTTCCATCTGCGGTGCGTCCATCTGAGCATTTGTTGTCGTAATGGCTAAAGGCACAATTCGTCCAGCTTCATGCCGCGCCAATAGCGCCGCCATTTCCATCAAATACTTCTCAGTCTGCGGATTGTATACAGGTACAACCACTGTAAAGGGACGGTCTGCTAATGCTTTTTCTCCCTCCAGGTGGGTTGTCTCGCTTCCAATTGGCTCAGCTTCCGTTACGGTTAATCCAGGTGCGAACCGACTGGTAATCACAGGTCCTAGCGTTGCCGTCACCAGCATTAAGACAATAACACTGTTTAAAACCTCTTCTGTTAGTAGTCCAACCCGGTAGCCAACGAGAGTAGCAGCCAGCGTTGCCGCCACCTGCGGTAGCGACAGCGACCACATCACGAGCATCTCGCGCCAGTTGTAGCGGTAGACGAATTTAGCCAACAGAGCCGCTAAAAACTTACTACTAATCAAACCCACCACAATCGCTAGCGTTAGCCAGATAGAGCTGAGCGTTTTAATAAAAGCTGGGATATCAATTAGTAGCCCCATATCCACAAAGAAAATCGGGATAAACAGGACGCTTCCGACAAAAACTACCTTTTCCTTTACTTGCCCTTCTCCCACGACATCATTCACCGCCAGACCGGCAAGGAAAGCTCCGACAATTTTTTCCACCCCAATTAGCTGGGCACCCAACGCCGCAAGAAATAGTGCCAGAAGTACAAACAAAAATTGATTGCCTTCTTCTTGCCCAGTGCGTCGGAAAAACTCTCGACCCGCCCAATCAAAGCCAAACAAAATGACGGCCGAGTAGACAATCAACGACCCAAAAAGGGTGAACAGCTTCACAATCGTGAAGTCACCCCCATGAATTCCCACACAAACAGCCAATACCAGTAGAGCGCCAACATCAGTGAAGATGGTTGCTCCAATTGTCACCGTGACGGCTTCGTTCCCCACAACGCCGAGACGACTCACAATCGGGTAAGCCAAGAGGGTATGGGAGGCAAACAGAGAGCCGATCAAAATTGAAGCGTTCCAGTCAAAGTTGAATACACGCCCCACAATTGTTCCCATAATTAGGGGCACTAAAAAGGTAAACGTGCCAAAACCGGCAGAGCGATGCTTCGTTTTGCGGAACTGTTCAATGTCAACTTCTAGCCCTGCCACAAACATCAGGTAAACTAACCCGATATCTGATAGCAGCTTCATCGTCTCTGATTCTTTCTGAAGCAGCTGCAACCCATTAGGCCCAAGAACCACTCCCGCTACCAGCAAACCAACCAGTCCTGGCAGTCGCAGCCGCTCAAAAAAGATGGGCACGGTCAAGATGACTACTAGCAAAAGAGCGAAGGGAACGATTGGTTCCTTTCGGAACACTTCCAAAATTGGTTCCATAAATAGCGGCTTGGAGATGAGTTTGAAGCAATGCTTCCAAAACTCAGCATCGATGCTGAGTTTTGGAAGCATGGTGGTATCACTGGAGACATCCTACAGAAAAACCGTTTTTTGCGCCCTACCCTAAAGAAATAGGGGTACAGGGTGCAGTAGATTCAGTATATTTTGGATCTTATTTTGGATCTATGAAGGCACCCAACGGAAAGGTGCTTGACGGAAGTAGAGTTGCAGAAGCTTTTATGCCCTTAAGCGCCAAGGACGGATATTTCGAGGACAAGACACCTTTAATTCTGAGGCGTTAAGCTTCTAAGGTATCTGCTACCTATAAACGGATTTGGCTCAAGATATACCTCAAACGGTCGTAGTCGTCCTTGAGAAGGACGCTGAGGGTTCGTCCTGCCTTTACTAACCAGTCACGGTCAGCCTTGCGTAGTTGATAAATTTCTCGAATCGCTGCTGCAATCAGCGCCTCCACGGGCGCACCCATAACCTGCAATAAGGTTCTTAAGAAATCCATCTGTTCGCTGAAGTGAACAATTTCGTCCGGTTCGCATTGATAAACCGCTTGATGAATTTGCGGCGGACGAGGCGGCAGGTACTGATAAATCGTTCCACCGAGTCGCTTAGAACCATTGACCCCTTGATGGGTGGCTTCAAACCCAACAATTGCAGCGCGGAACTCAGTTTTCAGCATGGCAAATATTTGGGGTTGCTGCTCTCGCAGTTCCTGCAATGATAACCCCAAAGCTCTTGCCCGGTGAATGGAATCAATTGGGCTGGTCGCCGCATGATAAACAACAGCAAAGACGAGGTTTCCCGACTCTTCATCTGTAGCCTTAACCCAGCTGCCAAAGGCTGGCATGACGGGGAAGCTCAAGTCTTCCGGATCGAGACACTGTGCCAGGAATTCAGTCGTTGCCGTCTCAATCACCTCAGCAATATGGTTGGCGGGGCGATCGCCTGTGGCAAACTGTGGCAGGGGAAGTCGCATATTTTTAGTAATGGATAATTGGCAATGGGTAATCTAATCAGTAATTCATGATTCAGGGTTCATTGCGGAAGGATGATGAACCTTGAACCATGACGAATCAATTACTCTTTTCCCAATCTTATTTGGCTTTTTTGCGACCCGCTGTTGTCTGGGCAAGTTCTAATTCTGATAGTTGGAAGGTGACTAGTTTATCCCAATTTCCTCCTTCAAATAGAACTGCTGCCTTGCCCTCGCTAACCCTTTGGACTAGCCCTTTATAGCCGTAGTAGATATCGTTAGTATTCTTTACTTGAACAGCGGCTCCAGGCAGAATCATGATTTTTTCTCGGTTAAGTTTTCTTTTATTAGCTTAATAGCAGTTAGCTGTCATTCGTCATATCAAATGAGTGATGTATGATGAATGACCAAAAGCTAGAACTTCAATCGGTGCCGATAATTTGCTACAGACTCTACAATCCCCAGCGCCAAAAAATTCTTTAACATCGCCGAACGACCATAACTAATCCAGGGAAGGGGAATGCCAGTTACGGGTGCAAGTCCCATCGTCATGCCGAGGTTAACGACCACCTGAAACACAATCATCGATAAGACGCCGATGGCTAATAGAGAACCGAAGTTGTCTTTGGCGTTTTGGGCAATAATCACCAAGCGCAGGCAGATCACCCAAAAGATAAATAGCATAAACAAACTGCCTGCAAGACCAAGTTCTTCCCCAATTGCAGAGAAAATGAAGTCAGTGTGCTGTTCCGGAATAAAGTTAAGTTGGGTTTGGGTTCCCTTGTGAAGTCCTCGTCCCCAGAATTCGCCTGCGCCAATGGCAATTCGAGATTGGATGAGGTGGTATCCGCCACCGAGAGGGTCTAGATCCGGATTAAGGAACAAAATCAATCTGTCTTTTTGATAGTCTTTCAACACTCCCCAGAAGATTTGTCCTAACTCGCCTCCCACCAAGTTGACGACAATCGCTCCGATGGCACCTGACAAGGGCCACGGTAAGGTTCGCCAACCAATAATGCCCATGATTGCCGTCCAGATGAACCATCCGGGCATAAAGATGTTAAATAAGATAGCCGAAATCACCGGAGAAGCTAGCAGGATTAGCCAACCAGGATTGGCATTCCCCCAGTAGAGCATACCTAACACGATCGCTCCAAACACCAAGGAGGTTCCTAGGTCGGGCTGCACAAATACTAAAATCCAGGGAACCGCAGTCACGCCCAAAGCTCTCAAAACAGCGGGAATCGTGGAGGCTGGTCGAGCATGGAGAATAGCAGCTAGGGTGATAATTACGCCTAATTTGGCAAATTCAGAGGGTTGAATGTTAAAGCTGCCGATAGTAATCCATCGTTGGGCACCTTTGGCGGAGGTACCAATAATCATCACCCCGATCAGGGACAAATTGGTGATGGCATAAAGAACCCAGTGCCACTGGAGCAGGTTTTCATAACGCGATCGCGCGATAAACATCGCCACTGCCAAACCAATACCGCCCATCAGCCAGTGCCACCACCAGTCGGTCAATCCCTGGTTAAGTTCGGCACTGCGGATCATTACCCCGCCAAAAATGGTGAGACCAACAGTCAGTATCAGTAGCAGCCAATCTACCTCCTGCCAAGGCGAGAGCAGTGATCGCCAGCGAAAACCAGTTAGTGACTTATGCAACATTGCTAAACAATTAAAAATTAAAAGTTAAAAATTAAAAAGGCAAATTTTTTACTTTACCTTTTTAATTTTTCTTAAGTTAAGGCAGCGACAGAAACTTTGCCCGCGATCGCTTGAGCGATCGCCATCAGCGCTTTGGCAGAAGCCGACTCTGGATCGGCAACCACAATGGGCACTCCTGCATCGCCCCCCTCTCGCACGGGCATTTCTAGCGGTACGCATCCCAGCAACGGCACGCCGAGTTCTTGCGCCATCTTTTCACCGCCTCCAGAGCCAAAAATGTCATACTGCTTATCGGGCATATCCGGCGGAATAAAATAACTCATATTTTCCACCATTCCCAACACGGATACTCCCAACTGCTGGAACATCTTCAAGCCCTTGCGCGAATCCAACAAAGCCACCGTCTGCGGCGTCGTCACAATGACTACTCCAGCCATTGGCACCGCCTGCGCTAGCGTTAACTGGGCATCTCCAGTGCCGGGGGGCATATCCACAATCAAATAATCTAGTTCGCCCCACTGTACTTGGTAGAGAAACTGGCGAATAATTCCATTCAGCATGGGTCCCCGCCAGATCACCGGCTGATCCTTGTCAATCAAAAACCCCATCGAAACTAATTTGACGCCATAGTTAAAAGCGGGTTCCAACTCTTCACCATTGGCACCTTGCCGCACGCTTATCTTGGCGTCTGACAATCCCAGCATTGTCGGGTCATTAGGCCCATAAATATCCGCATCAATCAGACCGACTTTAGCTCCTAAATGTGCTA
It encodes:
- a CDS encoding valine--tRNA ligase; protein product: MTAPIPALASQYDPTTTETKWQKFWEENQVFKADPSHPGEPYCIVIPPPNVTGSLHMGHAFESSLIDTLVRYHRMKGRNTLWVPGTDHASIAVNAVLEKQLKAEGKTRQEVGREKFLERAWQWKTESEGTIVNQLRRLGVSVDWTRERFTMDEGLSKAVLEAFIQMYEEGLIYRGNYLVNWCPASQSAVSDLEVDNQEVNGHLWHFRYPLTDGSGYVEVATTRPETMLGDTAVAVNPKDDRYKHLIGKTLTLPIMGREIPIIGDELVDPTFGTGCVKVTPAHDPNDFEMGQRHSLPFINIMNKDGSLNENAGEFQGQDRFVARKNVVQRLEADGVLVKVEEYKHTVPYSDRGKVPVEPLLSTQWFVKIRPLADRALGFLDDRNSPEFVPERWTKVYRDWLVKLKDWCISRQLWWGHQIPAWYAVSETGDAITDETPFVVARTEAEAREKAVSRFGENVKLEQDPDVLDTWFSSGLWPFSTLGWPEQTSDLTTYYPTTTLVTGFDIIFFWVARMTMMAGHFTGQMPFQDVYIHGLVLDENGKKMSKSANNGIDPLLLIDKYGTDALRYTLIKEVAGAGQDIRMEYNRKTDESASVEASRNFTNKLWNAARFVMMNLDGKTPQQLGNPTPILPVDGEGETKTNGGDLELCDRWILSRYHQVVQQTGDYINNYGLGEAAKGLYEFFWGDFCDWYIELVKPRLRPDAPASLRLVAQQTLAYVLEGILKLLHPFMPHITEEIWHTLTQANEGKSLALESYPKSDPALINPDLEQQFELLIGTIRTIRNLRAEADIKPGVKVSAILQTESDRERHILLAGQSYIQDLAKVEELTIPGTAETHPLTSSAETPNQVASAKEKGNFQISPIFLPFLLLLPLLFLVGIGVIAVATVVKQILGSRVSEAKQVGATNPPSTVPPSESASNVQAETPQAIAGVVGTVQVSIPLAGVVDVDALRGKLEKNLNKVEAEAKALSGRLSNAKFVDKAPADVVKGARDTLAEAEKQAEILRERLARL
- a CDS encoding cation:proton antiporter; this translates as MEPILEVFRKEPIVPFALLLVVILTVPIFFERLRLPGLVGLLVAGVVLGPNGLQLLQKESETMKLLSDIGLVYLMFVAGLEVDIEQFRKTKHRSAGFGTFTFLVPLIMGTIVGRVFNFDWNASILIGSLFASHTLLAYPIVSRLGVVGNEAVTVTIGATIFTDVGALLVLAVCVGIHGGDFTIVKLFTLFGSLIVYSAVILFGFDWAGREFFRRTGQEEGNQFLFVLLALFLAALGAQLIGVEKIVGAFLAGLAVNDVVGEGQVKEKVVFVGSVLFIPIFFVDMGLLIDIPAFIKTLSSIWLTLAIVVGLISSKFLAALLAKFVYRYNWREMLVMWSLSLPQVAATLAATLVGYRVGLLTEEVLNSVIVLMLVTATLGPVITSRFAPGLTVTEAEPIGSETTHLEGEKALADRPFTVVVPVYNPQTEKYLMEMAALLARHEAGRIVPLAITTTNAQMDAPQMEAAFQRSEMLLDRATELAGELGVRTEPLLRLDDDIARGISRASREQKASLIVMGWGKRTGFRARLFGNVIDSVLWASHCPVVVTRLLDSPLNFHRILVPVENLTGQGTQPLRFAKILADSNQAQVTLLHVCNTRTSDAKVAWTRSQLSLVASKWAPNTNFEIEVIKHENVAQAILNAARSFDLIVLRSLRYRTAGGLEVSDVTTQLVQHLACSVVLLGEPQRTTTGVLLPKPSSRVANDNVLS
- a CDS encoding HAS-barrel domain-containing protein, translating into MRLPLPQFATGDRPANHIAEVIETATTEFLAQCLDPEDLSFPVMPAFGSWVKATDEESGNLVFAVVYHAATSPIDSIHRARALGLSLQELREQQPQIFAMLKTEFRAAIVGFEATHQGVNGSKRLGGTIYQYLPPRPPQIHQAVYQCEPDEIVHFSEQMDFLRTLLQVMGAPVEALIAAAIREIYQLRKADRDWLVKAGRTLSVLLKDDYDRLRYILSQIRL
- a CDS encoding NAD(P)H dehydrogenase subunit NdhS, with protein sequence MILPGAAVQVKNTNDIYYGYKGLVQRVSEGKAAVLFEGGNWDKLVTFQLSELELAQTTAGRKKAK
- the rodA gene encoding rod shape-determining protein RodA → MLHKSLTGFRWRSLLSPWQEVDWLLLILTVGLTIFGGVMIRSAELNQGLTDWWWHWLMGGIGLAVAMFIARSRYENLLQWHWVLYAITNLSLIGVMIIGTSAKGAQRWITIGSFNIQPSEFAKLGVIITLAAILHARPASTIPAVLRALGVTAVPWILVFVQPDLGTSLVFGAIVLGMLYWGNANPGWLILLASPVISAILFNIFMPGWFIWTAIMGIIGWRTLPWPLSGAIGAIVVNLVGGELGQIFWGVLKDYQKDRLILFLNPDLDPLGGGYHLIQSRIAIGAGEFWGRGLHKGTQTQLNFIPEQHTDFIFSAIGEELGLAGSLFMLFIFWVICLRLVIIAQNAKDNFGSLLAIGVLSMIVFQVVVNLGMTMGLAPVTGIPLPWISYGRSAMLKNFLALGIVESVANYRHRLKF
- a CDS encoding Mrp/NBP35 family ATP-binding protein — its product is MLDASSVLEVLRPVQDPELRKSLVELNMIRNVQIDSGKVSFTLVLTTPACPLRQFIVEECEQALKKNLPEVTDVVVDVTAETPQQKSLPDRAGISGVKNIIAISSGKGGVGKSTVAVNVAVALAHLGAKVGLIDADIYGPNDPTMLGLSDAKISVRQGANGEELEPAFNYGVKLVSMGFLIDKDQPVIWRGPMLNGIIRQFLYQVQWGELDYLIVDMPPGTGDAQLTLAQAVPMAGVVIVTTPQTVALLDSRKGLKMFQQLGVSVLGMVENMSYFIPPDMPDKQYDIFGSGGGEKMAQELGVPLLGCVPLEMPVREGGDAGVPIVVADPESASAKALMAIAQAIAGKVSVAALT